The nucleotide window TCATCCACTCTTTTAAATCTGAATAATCTTCATCTTCAACCATTTTTCTCACTTTTCTCATGTGATCTTCAAATAAATCAATAGAAGCTAAAAGATTTTTTCTATTTTGTTTAAAAATATCTGTCCACATGTCTGGACTTGATTTTGCAATTCTACTCATATCTTTAAATCCACCTGCTGCTAAAGCAATAATAGATTTTGGGTCCTCATGTCCCATAACGGTGTTTGCTAAAGAATAAGAGATCGCGTGAGGCAAGTGTGACATATAACAAGCATGAATATCATGCTCATTAGCATCCATTACAACAATTCTCATACCTATTTCTTGAAATACTTTAAACGCCCTATTTACATGTTGGTTTGCATTTTCTTCAAGATTACATAAAACTACAGTTTTACCTTCATATAAATTATCAATTGCTGCTTTTGGTCCTGATTTTTCAGTTCCTGTCATTGGGTGAGCTGCAATAAAATTTTTTCTAATCTTTGCAGGAACATTTTTTATAATAAACTCTTTTGTCGATCCTAGATCCATAATTGTAGTTTTATCTTTAATATCTAAGAATTCTGGCATCATAGAAATAATATTATCAACAGGAATAGCAAGAACAATTAAATCACAATTATCTTTTATTGTTTTAATATTTACTAATTCATCAACTAAATTTAATTCTTCAATCTCTTTTTTAGATTTTTCACTTCTTGCATATCCATAAACTTTTGTGGCTATTGAGTATTTTTTTACTGCTTTTGCAAAAGAACCACCCATTAATCCTAAACCAATAATACCTACGTTCAATTTTATAACCTTTACAATATATTTAAAAAGCGATTATATCTTAAACATCCTATAAAGTTTATTTAGATATATTTTAGCTTTAATTATTAAAAATAAGGATAACTGTGAAAAAGAAAAGTATCTTATTATCTATCACGTTAGCTTCACTTCTACAAGCTGAACAAATTACTTCAATTGAATATGTAAATTTAACAAAAATTTCTTTACCAGTTGCAAATGAAACATTAAACATAAAAGTTGGTGATGAAGTTAGTAATGAAAAAGTTAATAAAGCAATAAAAGACTTTTATAAATTTAACTACTTTGAAGATATTAAAGTTAATATGGACAAGGGAAAGCTTCAGTTTATATTTGATGAAAAACCATCTATTGCAAATGTTGATATCACTGGATATAAATCAAGAGAAGATGACATTGACATTTTAAGAAAGCAAATAGGTCTTGAAAAAGGGAATATGTATTCTGACAAAAGAGTTAGAGATGCAAAAGAAAAACTTTTAAAAGAGCTTGAAAGAGAAGGTTATATTAATTCTGTTGTTGAAGCAGAAGTAGAACATTTAAATGAAGATTCAGTAGCTATTACTTTTAGTGTAAATAAAGGTGATGAAATTATCATCAAAAAAGTAAACTATTTTGGTTCTGAAAATCTTGATTCAGGTGATTTTGAACCAGCAACTGCAAATAAAGAAGAAGATTTTGCTTCTTGGTTTATTACTCAAAATGGTGGTGAATTAGCAGCTGAACAATTAGAATATGATAGTAAAAGAATTCAAGAAGTATATTTTGAAAATGGATACTTAGATGCAAAAGTAAAAGATCCTTTCTTAGAAGTAGATTTCTCTTCAAATCAAGCTGAACTTGATTTTTATATTGAAGAAGGTAGACAATATAGTGTAAATGATATTGCAATATATGTAAATTCAGACATTGTTAAGCCTGAAAATATTTATCCTGAGTTAAAACTAAGAAAAGGTAGAACTTTTAATATTAAAAGACTTAGAAAAGATGCTGACTATATCAAAACTTTAGTTGCAGATAAGGGTTATGCTTTTGCTCAAGTTAAATATGATATTAAAAAAGATGAAAAAAATGGAACTGCTGATTTAATATTTAATGTTATTCCTGGAGAAAAAGTATTTATTAGAGATGTTAAAATTTCTGGAAATACAAGAACTCTTGATAGAGTTATTAGAAGAGATGTTTATTTAGCACCAGGGGATTTATTTAATCTTACAGATTATGATGACTCAAAAAATAAGCTTAAAAGAACAGGTTATTTTGAAGATGTAATAATAGAGCAAAAAAGAGTTTCTGCTGATAAAATGGATATTGTTGTAAAGGTTAAAGAAGCTGCTACAGGAAATATTATTCTTGGTGGTGGATATGGTTCATATGATGGATTTATGATTAATGGTTCTATTGTAGATAACAATATCTTTGGTTCTGGTCTGTCTTTAGGTCTTTCTGTTGATTTATCTAAAAGAAAAACAGACCTTTCTGTAAAACTTAAAAATCCAGCTATTGCAGATAGTAAATATAGTGGTGATTTAGATATTCACTCTGATAATGTTGAAATTGATAGTTCTAAATATGAATTAGATAAAGATATAAAAGGTTTCTCTGTAGGAGTTGGTAAAGAGTTTATAAGAAACTTGAGAGTTGGTGCTAGATATAGATTAGACTTTATTAAAGAAGAGTATGACTATGAAGATGATTCTGGAGTAAAAGAAAGTAAAAGATTTAAAGATACTGATTATGTAACTAGTTCTATTACTCCGTTTGTAAACTTTGATAATACAGATGACTATTTAAATCCAAGAAGTGGATTTAAAGCTGGTTCTTCTTTAGAGTTTGCAGGATTAGGTGGGGATTCTGAATACCTTAAGAGTTTATCTTACTTTAAATACTTCTATTCTTTAAACGATCTTTATGATTTAGATTGGATTTTTAGATATAAGCTACAAGCAAACTTTCTTGTGGATAATGGTCAAATCAATCAAGGTGATTCATTATATTTAGGTGGTACGAAATCATTAAGAGGATATAAATCTTATGCCTTCCCTAAAAATGAGTCTGGTGAGAAAGTTGACCCTTATAAAAATATGGCAGCAACATCAGTAGAAATGAGTTTCCCTCTATCTCCTCAAGCTAAGATGAGATGGGGTGTATTCTATGATTATGGTATGATTGGTGAAGATAGTATGTCTGACATTAAAAGATCTTCAACAGGTGCACTTTTTGAGTGGGTATCTCCATTTGGTCCATTACAACTGATTTTTGCTCAAGCTTTAGATGATGAGTCTGGTGATGATACATCATCATTTGAATTTTCTTTAGGGTCTAGTTTTTAAAAATAGAAAAATTGGATAATTTATGGTAAAAAAAATGGATATTATTAATAGAAGAATCACAGATGAAGAAGCATTAGATTTAATAAAAAATGCTTCTTTAGTAAAATTAGGTGATTTAGCTTCTAAGAAAAAAGAACAACTACACCCAGAAAAAATCACAACCTTTGTTGTGGATAGAAATATTAACTACACTAATGTTTGCTGGGTTGATTGTAAATTCTGTGCTTTTTATAGACATGGAAGAGATGAAGATGCATATGTATTAAAGTTTGATGAAATTGATAAAAAAATTGAAGAATTATTAGAAATTGGTGGTACACAAATACTTATGCAAGGTGGAGTTCATCCTAAACTTAAAATTGATTATTATGAAGAATTAGTTGAACATATTCATACAAAGTTTCCACAAATCACCCTACACTCTTTTTCTGCTATTGAGATTTGTTATATTGCAAAAGTTTCAAAAATTTCTAGACTTGAAGTTTTAAAAAGACTACAAGCAAAGGGTTTAAGTTCTATTCCAGGAGCTGGAGCTGAAATTTTATCAGATAGAGTTAGGGATATAATTGCTCCTAGAAAAATTGATACTGATGATTGGTTAGAAGTTCATAGACTTGCTCACTCAATTGGTATGAAAACAACTGCAACAATGATGTTTGGAACAGTTGAAACAGATGAAGAGATTATTGAGCATTGGAATAGAATTAGACAACTACAAGATGAAACAGGTGGTTTTAGAGCCTTTATCATGTGGTCTTTTCAAAGTGCAAATACAAAACTAAAAGAAGAGATTCCTGATTTAAAGGCTCAATCATCAAATAGATATTTAAGATTACTTGCTGTTTCAAGACTATATTTAGATAATTTTCCAAATATTCAAAGTTCTTGGGTAACTCAAGGAAGTTATATTGGTCAAATGGCTCTTAAATTTGGAGCAAATGATTTAGGAAGTACTATGATGGAAGAAAATGTTGTTGCAGCTGCAGGAGCTACAAATTGTATGAATCAAGATGAAATGATTCAATTAATCCATGATGTTGGTGAAAACCCAGCAAAAAGAAATACTGCTTATGAGATTTTAGAGAGGTTTTAAGCTACATGAACCTCTTTAAATCTTTTTTACTATTATTACTAATTCAAGGATATTTAATGTCTGCTACAGTTAAGCAAATAAAAATAAATGATATAGAAATACCTGTAGTTTTTGAACAAGATAAAAATTTACCAATATTAAATTTACAACTTGTATTTAAAAACTCTGGGTATATGCAAGATAAAGATAAAAGTGGTTTAGCATCACTTTCAGCAAAACTACTAAATGAAGGAACTAAAAAGCTAGGAACTACTAAGTTTGCTCAAAAGCTAGAAGACTGGGCTATTTCTTTACACTCTTCAGTTGGATTTGAAACTTTTGTAATTGAACTTTCTTCATTAAAAGATGTAAACGATAAAGCCTTATCTTTATTAAAAGAGTTATTAAATGACCCAAATTATGATAAAAAAGTATTAGAAAAAATAAAAACTATTAAAATTGGTTCATTAAAAAGAAAAGAGAATGATTTTGATTATATTGCAAGTAAGAACTTAAAAGAGATTCTTTTTAAAAATACACCTTTACAGAACCCATCAAGTGGTAGTATTGAATCAATTGAAAAGATTAAACTTGCTGATATTAAAAACTTTTTAAACAATGCTATTGATTTAAATAATTTAATTGTTGTTGTAGGTGGGGATATTGAGTTTAATGAACTATCTCAAAAATTAAAAGAATTATTAAAAGATATAAAAGCTAAAAATAACAATAAATTTAAAACAGTAAATGCAAGTGATAAAATAGAAACTAAAACACTTAAAAAAGAGACTCAGCAAGCTTATATCTATTTTGGAAGTCCTTTTGAAACAAGTGTAAAAAATGAAGATAACTATAAAGCAAAAGTAGCTTCATTTATTTTAGGTGGAAGTGGATTTGGAAGTAGGCTTATGGAAGAAATTAGAGTTAAGAGAGGTTTAGCCTATTCTGCTTATGGTTATGTTTCAATAAATAAGTCTCATAACTATTTTACTGGTTATTTACAAACTAAACTTGAAAGTGCTGATGAAGCAAAAGAGTTGGTATCAAAAATAGTAAATGATTTTGTAGATAAAGGGGTAACACAAGAAGAGTTAGAGTCTGCAAAAAACTTTATCTTAGGAAGTGAACCTTTAAGAACTGAAACTTTATCTCAAAGATTGCATAGAGCCTTTACTCTATTTTACAGAGGTTTAGATTTTGATTACTCACAAAAAGAGTTAGAAAAAATAAAAAATCTTAAATTAGAAGATTTAAATAAATATATAAAATCTCATGATGAGATTAAAAAATTATCATTTTCAATAGTAAGGAAATAGTTTGTTAAGATTTTCACAAAGTTTGACAAAAGAGATGAGTATAAGTGATTTAAGAGTAGCGATATTTAATCATATTGTTTCTAAACAATCAAATGAAAAGCTTATAATAAGAATAGAAGACACAGATAAAGATAAGAATATTGAAGGAAAAGACAAAGAAATTTTAGAACTTTTAAATCTTTTCTCTATAGACTATGAGGGAGTTTTTCACCAAAGTGATAATTTAAAATACCATCAAAAACTCACTATGCAACTTATGGGGCAAAAAAATGCTTTTGCATGTTTTTGTTCTGATGTAAAGATAGAAGAATTAAAACAAGAAGCAAAAAAGAAGAATAAACCTTATGAATATGATGGTTTTTGTCAAACTCTTTCTGATGAAACAGTTTTAAATGTAAACTCTCCTTTTATTGTTAGAATAAAAAAACCTGATGAGAATATAGTTTTTAAAGATCTTTTAAAAGGTGAATTATCATTTAAACCATCTAGTGTTGATTCTTTCCCTATTTTAAGACAAGATAAAACACCAACACATAATTATGCTAATGCTGTTGATGATATGTTATTTGATATTTCTTCTGTTATTACTTCAGAAGATAATATAAATGATGCAGCAAAACAGATTCATATTAGAAAATTACTAAATTATGATAAAGAAATTGAGTTTGCACATATACCAAATATAAATATTGACTCAAAATACTCTTCTGTAAAACAGCTTATTGATGATGGTTTTCTTCCTTCAGCTATTGCAAACTACTTAGTTTTACTTGGAAATGAAACTCCAAAAGAGATTTTTACTTTAGAAGAAGCTATTGAATGGTTTAAGATAAAAGATATTTCAAAAGAAGCTGCAAAATTTAATATAGAAAAATTAAAAGAGATAAATAAAAAACATCTTCTAAATATTGATAATATGAGATTTTCAAAAATTCTAGGTTTTGCAGATGATGATATTGGAAAGTTAGCTAAACTTTTTTTAAATGAAAACTCTACAATTAAAGAGATAAAAGAGAAGATTGACTTGATTTTTGCACCAAAATCAACTTGTGAAGGTTTTGAAGAAGAGTTTGTAGAGTTAAAATTAGCTCTAAATGATGCTCCTTTTATTGAAAGTTTTTCTGAGTTTAAAGAATTTCTTAGTAAGAAAACACAATTAAACGATTCTAAACTTCTTAAACCATTAACTTATATTCTTACTGGACAAACAAAACTACAAGGAATTGAACTTGAAGAAGTTTATCCTTTGATTAAAAACTATTTAGGAGAAATTACAAAATGACAAATGCCTTATTAAGCTCAGTTTTTACAGTTGTATTAAGTATCATCTTTTTATACAAGTGGGTTATTATTATTTCAGCTATTCTTTCATGGGTAAGACCTGATCCATATAATCCAATTGTACAGATGCTATATAGATTAACTGAACCTGCTTATAATCTTGTAAGAAGATTTATTCCTACAGTTTTTGGAGGAATGGATTTTGCTCCAATTATTTTAATTTTTGCATTAATCTTCTTAGAAACATTCCTAGGTAGACTTTTTATGGGAATGTAATATGAAGCCCTATTCTCTTCTTTTTTTAACACTGTTTTCTACTTTAAGTTTTTCAAATGATGAAAATAAAAAGAAAAATGAGTTTTTATCATTTGAAATAATTAAAAAAGAAGAGAAAGGTTTAAGAAGAGACTTTTTTATAAATGAATTTTTAAAACAAGATTCGATTACACAAGATCAAGCTTATGAATCATTAAAATATATTGATTCAATGAACAGTAAACTCTTTACAAATTTTGCAATAAAATATAAACACGATGAAACATTAGCTGTAGTTCAATGTATGAATATGCCAACAAAACAGTTGATTAAATCTTATGATGACTGTATTAAGGTTGGACTAAATTATTATGAAGCTTCAAAATTAGACTCTTTGCAGTTAAATCAGCTTATAAATAAAACATCTGAAGAATACCCTCTTTTTGCAAAAAATTTAAAAGTTTTATCTTCATCAATACCCTTTACAAAAATTATTACTTTAAATAGGGATTCTTTTTATGAGTTATATTTTAGTTTACCAGTAGAGTTTAAAGAAAATTATTTAAACTATAGATTACCAAGAAAAACATTTTTTAGAATTTATGAAGATAAAGTAAATTTTGAAAAATATTTAAAAGAAAATATCACTAATAGAACCTTTGATATTGTAAATGATTCTCTTTTATCTATTGATGATACAGATTTAAATGCTAATTCTTCATTTTTATTAGGTATAAATGCTTTTACTTTCAAGAATAAGGATAAAGCAATTATATTTTTTCAAAATGCTTTAAATAAAACAGATGAAGAAAACATAAATAAAATTCTATTTTGGTTATATAAAACTAC belongs to Arcobacter sp. CECT 8983 and includes:
- the gltX gene encoding glutamate--tRNA ligase, which encodes MLRFSQSLTKEMSISDLRVAIFNHIVSKQSNEKLIIRIEDTDKDKNIEGKDKEILELLNLFSIDYEGVFHQSDNLKYHQKLTMQLMGQKNAFACFCSDVKIEELKQEAKKKNKPYEYDGFCQTLSDETVLNVNSPFIVRIKKPDENIVFKDLLKGELSFKPSSVDSFPILRQDKTPTHNYANAVDDMLFDISSVITSEDNINDAAKQIHIRKLLNYDKEIEFAHIPNINIDSKYSSVKQLIDDGFLPSAIANYLVLLGNETPKEIFTLEEAIEWFKIKDISKEAAKFNIEKLKEINKKHLLNIDNMRFSKILGFADDDIGKLAKLFLNENSTIKEIKEKIDLIFAPKSTCEGFEEEFVELKLALNDAPFIESFSEFKEFLSKKTQLNDSKLLKPLTYILTGQTKLQGIELEEVYPLIKNYLGEITK
- the bamA gene encoding outer membrane protein assembly factor BamA, translating into MKKKSILLSITLASLLQAEQITSIEYVNLTKISLPVANETLNIKVGDEVSNEKVNKAIKDFYKFNYFEDIKVNMDKGKLQFIFDEKPSIANVDITGYKSREDDIDILRKQIGLEKGNMYSDKRVRDAKEKLLKELEREGYINSVVEAEVEHLNEDSVAITFSVNKGDEIIIKKVNYFGSENLDSGDFEPATANKEEDFASWFITQNGGELAAEQLEYDSKRIQEVYFENGYLDAKVKDPFLEVDFSSNQAELDFYIEEGRQYSVNDIAIYVNSDIVKPENIYPELKLRKGRTFNIKRLRKDADYIKTLVADKGYAFAQVKYDIKKDEKNGTADLIFNVIPGEKVFIRDVKISGNTRTLDRVIRRDVYLAPGDLFNLTDYDDSKNKLKRTGYFEDVIIEQKRVSADKMDIVVKVKEAATGNIILGGGYGSYDGFMINGSIVDNNIFGSGLSLGLSVDLSKRKTDLSVKLKNPAIADSKYSGDLDIHSDNVEIDSSKYELDKDIKGFSVGVGKEFIRNLRVGARYRLDFIKEEYDYEDDSGVKESKRFKDTDYVTSSITPFVNFDNTDDYLNPRSGFKAGSSLEFAGLGGDSEYLKSLSYFKYFYSLNDLYDLDWIFRYKLQANFLVDNGQINQGDSLYLGGTKSLRGYKSYAFPKNESGEKVDPYKNMAATSVEMSFPLSPQAKMRWGVFYDYGMIGEDSMSDIKRSSTGALFEWVSPFGPLQLIFAQALDDESGDDTSSFEFSLGSSF
- a CDS encoding YggT family protein — protein: MTNALLSSVFTVVLSIIFLYKWVIIISAILSWVRPDPYNPIVQMLYRLTEPAYNLVRRFIPTVFGGMDFAPIILIFALIFLETFLGRLFMGM
- a CDS encoding pitrilysin family protein, with translation MSATVKQIKINDIEIPVVFEQDKNLPILNLQLVFKNSGYMQDKDKSGLASLSAKLLNEGTKKLGTTKFAQKLEDWAISLHSSVGFETFVIELSSLKDVNDKALSLLKELLNDPNYDKKVLEKIKTIKIGSLKRKENDFDYIASKNLKEILFKNTPLQNPSSGSIESIEKIKLADIKNFLNNAIDLNNLIVVVGGDIEFNELSQKLKELLKDIKAKNNNKFKTVNASDKIETKTLKKETQQAYIYFGSPFETSVKNEDNYKAKVASFILGGSGFGSRLMEEIRVKRGLAYSAYGYVSINKSHNYFTGYLQTKLESADEAKELVSKIVNDFVDKGVTQEELESAKNFILGSEPLRTETLSQRLHRAFTLFYRGLDFDYSQKELEKIKNLKLEDLNKYIKSHDEIKKLSFSIVRK
- a CDS encoding dehypoxanthine futalosine cyclase, with the translated sequence MVKKMDIINRRITDEEALDLIKNASLVKLGDLASKKKEQLHPEKITTFVVDRNINYTNVCWVDCKFCAFYRHGRDEDAYVLKFDEIDKKIEELLEIGGTQILMQGGVHPKLKIDYYEELVEHIHTKFPQITLHSFSAIEICYIAKVSKISRLEVLKRLQAKGLSSIPGAGAEILSDRVRDIIAPRKIDTDDWLEVHRLAHSIGMKTTATMMFGTVETDEEIIEHWNRIRQLQDETGGFRAFIMWSFQSANTKLKEEIPDLKAQSSNRYLRLLAVSRLYLDNFPNIQSSWVTQGSYIGQMALKFGANDLGSTMMEENVVAAAGATNCMNQDEMIQLIHDVGENPAKRNTAYEILERF
- a CDS encoding prephenate dehydrogenase, whose product is MNVGIIGLGLMGGSFAKAVKKYSIATKVYGYARSEKSKKEIEELNLVDELVNIKTIKDNCDLIVLAIPVDNIISMMPEFLDIKDKTTIMDLGSTKEFIIKNVPAKIRKNFIAAHPMTGTEKSGPKAAIDNLYEGKTVVLCNLEENANQHVNRAFKVFQEIGMRIVVMDANEHDIHACYMSHLPHAISYSLANTVMGHEDPKSIIALAAGGFKDMSRIAKSSPDMWTDIFKQNRKNLLASIDLFEDHMRKVRKMVEDEDYSDLKEWMKKANTLHEIL